One stretch of Chryseobacterium indologenes DNA includes these proteins:
- a CDS encoding endonuclease MutS2, with protein sequence MYIDKEDLDELEFPQLLAEISPFAYSPKTREKILQLRPMEIDEAELSLKKTSEYLSSFESSNAIPFDEYEDIESELKLMLIENYRLENSAFIKIKTITEQIGRLQKFFPTMPETFPTLLEEVSVLEFRKEIIDKVDKVFNRFGEVKSEASPALKGIRTEIQHAKKAIQENFNRALTTYGQSDFLDDIRETIIDDQRVLAVKSGFKKRVPGRTLGISKTGSITYIQPDSVVKHYFKLRENEEEEKKEIDKVLRTLTAELSEFQPQLWRYQVYIFDLDLVRAKAKFAELINGVLPKINRHKTLRLKDAFHPLLWLRNKVENKTIHPQTLTLTDHNRIICISGPNAGGKSITLKTVGLLQLMIQSGILVPVHPKSEMFFFEKIMTDIGDNQSIENHLSTYSSRLKKMSGIIREADANTLLLIDEFGTGSDPELGGALAESFMEFFYDKKSFAIITTHYTNIKLVIEQLPNAQNAAMLFNEETLEPMYKLEVGQAGSSFTFEVAEKNKIPRFIIHSAKKKVEHDIVNLDKTIVKLQQEKYEVEKLKTDLAERKESVEDKRDNLQKLNDQLQQKLFNFQKLYEEEHRKLQFGNKIEAFIDSYTKGKSRKDVVKDFVKLLEQEKFRKIGADKDESKRLQVVKRKITQQLKKEDVIEKIAETNEKLEEKRKSDRAVWMKEGQRVRITGSTSVGTIEKISRNKVIVNYGTFKTTIDADELERI encoded by the coding sequence GTGTATATAGATAAAGAAGATTTAGACGAATTAGAGTTTCCGCAATTGCTCGCGGAAATCTCCCCATTTGCGTATTCTCCGAAAACAAGAGAAAAAATTCTTCAACTTCGTCCGATGGAAATTGACGAGGCGGAGCTTTCATTGAAAAAAACGTCAGAATATCTGTCGAGTTTTGAAAGCTCAAATGCGATTCCGTTTGATGAGTATGAAGATATTGAAAGTGAGCTGAAACTGATGCTGATTGAAAACTACCGTCTGGAAAACAGTGCTTTCATCAAAATAAAAACCATCACGGAACAGATCGGAAGATTACAGAAGTTCTTCCCTACCATGCCGGAAACGTTTCCTACTTTATTGGAAGAGGTTTCAGTACTGGAGTTCAGAAAAGAGATTATCGATAAAGTAGATAAGGTATTCAACCGATTTGGTGAGGTTAAAAGTGAGGCTTCTCCAGCTTTAAAAGGGATAAGAACCGAAATCCAGCACGCTAAAAAAGCGATTCAGGAAAACTTCAATCGTGCTTTGACCACGTATGGACAGAGTGACTTTTTGGATGATATACGGGAAACAATTATTGATGACCAAAGGGTATTGGCGGTAAAATCAGGATTTAAGAAAAGAGTTCCGGGAAGAACCCTGGGAATTTCAAAAACAGGGTCCATCACCTACATCCAGCCGGACAGTGTTGTAAAACATTACTTCAAGCTTCGTGAAAACGAGGAGGAAGAGAAAAAAGAGATTGATAAAGTTTTAAGAACCCTTACTGCAGAACTGTCAGAGTTTCAACCTCAACTCTGGAGATATCAGGTGTATATTTTTGATCTTGACCTCGTAAGAGCTAAAGCTAAGTTTGCAGAACTGATCAATGGTGTACTTCCCAAGATCAACCGTCATAAGACTTTGAGACTGAAGGACGCTTTTCATCCATTATTATGGCTGAGAAATAAAGTGGAAAACAAAACGATTCACCCACAAACCCTGACTTTAACCGATCACAACAGAATCATCTGTATTTCCGGACCTAATGCTGGTGGAAAATCAATTACATTAAAAACAGTAGGATTGCTGCAACTGATGATTCAGAGTGGAATTCTGGTTCCTGTTCATCCAAAGTCTGAAATGTTTTTCTTTGAAAAGATCATGACTGATATTGGTGATAATCAATCTATTGAAAACCATCTTTCCACCTATTCATCAAGGTTAAAGAAAATGTCCGGAATTATCCGTGAGGCTGATGCCAATACACTTTTACTGATTGATGAATTTGGAACAGGTTCTGATCCTGAACTGGGAGGTGCTTTGGCTGAAAGTTTCATGGAATTCTTCTATGACAAGAAGAGTTTTGCGATCATTACCACCCATTACACCAATATCAAATTGGTAATAGAACAGCTTCCGAATGCTCAGAATGCGGCGATGCTTTTCAATGAAGAAACACTCGAACCCATGTACAAACTGGAAGTTGGGCAGGCAGGAAGTTCATTTACTTTTGAAGTGGCTGAAAAGAATAAAATTCCAAGGTTTATCATTCATTCTGCCAAGAAAAAGGTGGAACATGATATTGTGAATCTCGATAAAACGATTGTAAAACTGCAGCAGGAGAAATATGAAGTTGAAAAACTAAAAACTGATCTGGCCGAAAGAAAAGAATCTGTAGAAGACAAACGTGATAATCTTCAGAAACTGAATGACCAGCTTCAGCAGAAACTGTTCAATTTTCAGAAACTTTATGAAGAGGAGCATCGCAAACTTCAATTTGGAAACAAGATTGAGGCTTTCATTGATAGCTATACGAAAGGAAAGTCCAGAAAAGATGTGGTAAAAGATTTTGTGAAGTTGCTTGAACAGGAAAAGTTCAGAAAGATTGGTGCAGATAAAGATGAATCCAAACGTCTTCAGGTGGTAAAGAGAAAGATCACGCAACAGCTTAAAAAGGAAGATGTGATTGAAAAAATTGCTGAAACCAATGAAAAACTGGAAGAGAAACGTAAGAGTGACCGCGCTGTCTGGATGAAGGAAGGCCAACGTGTCCGAATTACCGGAAGCACCAGTGTAGGAACGATTGAAAAAATCTCCAGAAATAAGGTGATTGTTAATTACGGGACTTTCAAAACAACGATTGATGCGGATGAATTAGAGAGAATCTAA
- a CDS encoding GNAT family N-acetyltransferase — protein sequence MKLKTERLILQEINETHAEDILLIRSNKMNNQFVKRNSPKNNYDALEFILHIKRETQEKKVVFLGISYQDHRNLIGTICLWNFSEDRKTAEVGYELLPDYHRKGIMSEALTAVLDYGFKNLQLQKIIAITSQYNENSKGLLLKHHFILEKDTKDEHDPDNIIFSLKKTNCS from the coding sequence ATGAAACTGAAAACGGAACGACTGATCCTGCAGGAGATCAATGAAACTCATGCTGAAGACATTTTGTTGATCAGAAGTAATAAAATGAACAATCAATTTGTAAAAAGAAACTCTCCTAAGAACAATTATGATGCGTTGGAATTTATCTTACACATCAAAAGAGAAACTCAGGAGAAGAAAGTTGTTTTTTTAGGAATTTCATATCAAGATCACCGGAATCTTATTGGAACAATTTGCTTATGGAACTTTTCAGAAGACAGGAAGACCGCAGAAGTGGGGTATGAACTGCTTCCGGATTATCATCGAAAAGGAATTATGTCTGAAGCTCTCACCGCTGTTTTAGATTATGGCTTCAAAAACCTGCAGTTGCAGAAAATAATAGCAATTACCAGTCAGTATAATGAAAATTCTAAAGGACTTCTTTTAAAACATCATTTTATCCTTGAAAAAGATACAAAAGACGAA